The Paraburkholderia agricolaris genome includes the window GGCACGGTTGCCGCGATGAAGGCCGATCCGCAGGCGCGCGGTGGCGATATGGCCAAGATTACCGAACTGGTTCAAACGCGCTTTGTGCCGGCTACCGATTTTCAGCGGACCACGCGGATCGCGGTAGGGAAGGCATGGAGTACGGCGACCCCGGAACAGCAGAAGCAGTTATACGACCAGTTTACGCTGCTGCTGGTACGTACCTATGCCGCATCGCTTTCGCAGTTGCGCGATCAGGACGTGAAGTTCAAGTTCTTGCCCGTCACGGTGTCGGCCGGCGCCAAGGACCTGGTGGTGCAATCGCACGTGATCAGCAATGGTGGCGATGACGCCATCGATTACCGGCTGACCAAGGGCGCCAACGGCTGGAAAATTTACGACATCAACATGATGGGCGCCTGGCTGATTCAGGTTTATCAGACGCAGTTCGCCGATCAGATTTCCAAAGGCGGTGTTGACGGGCTGATCAAGTTCCTGACTGCGCATAACGCACGAAGCGACGGCTAAACCAGCTCAGGTCGCACCAAAAGAAAAAGCGCGGTGGCAATCAGGCCACCGCGCTTTTTTGCAATATATCCAGCAGGGAACGGACAAAACTGCACCAGGAGCGGCACCCAGCCGCCCCAAGACAGCTTAGTGCGCGGAAGCGGAAGCCGCCGTCTGCACCTTCTTGCCCTTACCCGCACGCCCAATCTCTTCCAGCTTGATCTCGACGTGGCGCGAGAACACGTACTCGGCCGGACGTTGCTTATCCAGAGCAATGTCTTTCACGAAAGCGCCCGAAGTCTTCGGACCGCGCAGGCTGACCTTCAATGCCTTCAACGGGTGTGCCACCGTATCCATCACGGCAGTCGCCTCGAAGCCGCAGTGCACCATGCAGTCCGCGCACTTTTCGTAGTTGCCCGTACCGTACTTTTCCCACTCCGTGGTTTCCATCAGTTCCTTGAAGGTCTTCACGTAACCTTCGCCGACCAGATAGCACGGCTTCTGCCAGCCGAACACGGTGCGCGCCGGGTTGCCCCAAGGTGTGCACTCGTAGGTCTGATTGCCGGCCAGGAAGTCGAGGAACATGCCCGACTGGCTGAACGACCAGTTCTTGCCGTTGTTGCCGCGCTTGAAAATCTCGCGGAACAGGTGCTTGGTCTTGTCGCGATTCAGGAAGTGCTGCTGATCCGGTGCGCGCTCATAGGCATAACCCGGCGAGACGGTGATGCCGTCCACGCCCATCGGGCCGAGCGTATCGAAGAAGGCGGCAACGCGTTCCGGCACGGCGTCGTTGAACAGCGTGCAGTTGATGTTCACGCGGAAACCACGGCGCTTCGCTTCCTTGATAGCGGCGACAGCTTTGTCGTACACGCCTTCCTGCGACACCGAGTGATCGTGCGCCTGCTGGTCGCCGTCGAGGTGAACCGACCAGACGAAGTACGGATTCGGCTCGTAGTCGTCCATCTTCTTTTCCATCAGCAACGCATTCGTGCACAGGTACACGAACTTCTTGCGCGCGATGATGCCCTTCACGATCTGCGGCATTTCCTTGTGCAGGAGCGGCTCGCCGCCCGCGATCGACACAACCGGTGCGCCGCATTCGTCGACTGCGCCAAGGCATTCTTCGAGCGACAGACGCTGATTCAGGATGGGATCCGGATAATCGATCTTGCCGCAGCCATTGCAGGCAAGATTGCAGCGGAACAGCGGTTCCAGCATCAATGCGAGCGGGTAGCGTTTGTTGCCAGACATATGCTGGCGCATGATGTAGGCGCCGACCCGGACTTTCTGTAGCAGCGGAATAGACAAGACGTCCTCCTTAAACTTCGCGTGCAGCGAGTGGTTGCATCAGTTTCGATGGCAACTTGAATTCGACTTTTTCTTCACGGCCCGCCATCGTCGTGACATCGACGGGCCCCAATGCGCGCAGCGCATCGATTACGTTCTTCACCATTTCTTCCGGTGCCGAAGCACCGGCCGTAATGCCGACAGTTTGCACGTTGGCAAACCACTCCGGCTTTACTTCCGAACCGTCGGCGACGAGGTAACTTGCCACGCCGCTTTCGCTGCCAATCTCGCGCAGCCGGTTCGAGTTCGAGCTATTGGTTGCGCCCACCACCAGCAGTACATCGACCTCTTTGCTCAACTCGCGCACCGCCGCCTGGCGATTTTGCGTGGCGTAGCAGATGTCGCGCGTGTCGGGACCGACGATGTCGGTGAAACGGCGCAGCAGGGCGTCGATGATGCCACGTGTGTCGTCGACCGACAGCGTAGTCTGCGTGACGTACGCAAGCGGCGTATCGAGCGGCAGGTCCAGATGCGCGACCTCGGCCTCGCTCTGCACCAGCAGCACCTTGCCGGGGATCTGGCCGATCGTGCCTTCCACTTCCGGATGGCCGGCGTGGCCAATCAGAATCAGGGTACGACCCGCCGCCACATATTGGCGTCCTTGCACGTGAACCTTGGTTACGAGCGGGCAGGTTGCGTCGAGCACGTCGAGGCCGCGCTGTTCCGCGTCGCGCTCGACGGTCTGCGCGACACCGTGCGCGCTGAAAATCGCCACGGCGCCATGCGGCACTTCATCGAGTTCTTCGACAAAGCGCGCGCCTTTCTGGCGCAGGTTGTCCACCACGTGGCGATTGTGAACAATCTCATGGCGAACATACACGGGCGCGCCGTGTTGCTGTAATGCGCGATCGACGATTTCGATTGCACGAACAACACCCGCACAAAAGCCGCGGGGTTGAGCAAGGATGACTCGCATAAATTGGCGAACTCCGACTGACGCGGGTTTCGAAGAAGCCGGTAAATCTGACTTTATCGCCGCGACCATCTATCTAGTTGACGTCTTGAGCCCCGGCGACGAGCCGGTACAGCAAAACCAAACGCGCATTCTAACGCTATCAGGCCGGCTTTGCTCTGACAGGCCCGTCAGGGTGTTGGACTACCGCCGCGCCGCGGGTTCGCCGTCCAGCGTCGTATCCATGGCGCATGGCGGCATGATGCGGTTGGCAGTGCACGGCTGGTAATGATTACACGCTGGATTACAGGCTGCACCGGTTTAACGGAACCCTTAAACTACGTGGTCCTGCGGCACATATCGGCTGCCGCATTACAGAATGGTTTCGAGGCTCGCTGGATGGACGTCGATCAATACGAAAATTTTCCGGTCGCGAGCGTGTTGCTGCCAAAGGCGCTGCGCGCGCCTATCGGCATTATCTATCAGGTTGTCCGCACCGCCGCCGACATCGCCGATGAAGGCGACTGGAGCCCGGCCGAGCGGCATGCCCGCCTCGCCGACTTTCGCGCCGGCCTCGACGCGGTAGCGCAGCGGCGCGCGGCACCGGTGCACCCGCTGCTGTTCGGCAAGCTCGCCGGCGTGATCGCGCAGTATAAACTGCCGCTCGCGCCGTTTTACGATCTGCTCCACGCCTGCGGTCAGGACATCGACAACAACCGTTACGCGGACCGGGCCGCCTTGCTCGACTATTGCCGCCACTCGGCCAGCCCGATCGGGCACCTGATGCTGCATCTGGTGGGCGCCGCCACGCCGGAGAATCTCGCCGACGCCGATGCGATCTGCACGGCGGCGCAACTGATCAGCTTCTGGCAGGAAGTCGCCGCCGACTGGAAAAAGGACCGCCTGTATTTACCCCTCGCCGATTTGCGGCACTTTAACGTGACTGAGGCGCAGATCGCGAGAGGCGTCGTCGACGATGCGTGGGTAAAACTGATGGCCTACGAGATTTCGTTTGTCCGGGCCACGCTGGTACGTGGCGCGCCGCTCGCATTACGGATTCCTGGGCGGCTCGGCATCGAGTTGTGCGGCGCAATTCACGGCGGTTTGCGCATTCTCGAGCGGATCGAAAAAGCCGGCTATGACGTGTTTCGCGAGCGGCCGGTGCTCAACACTTTTGACTGGTGCGTCGTCGCGATACGCACTGTGGTGATGCGCCTGTCGCGGCGCGTCGGCGTAGAAGCGGGTTCACTCGAGGGTAATGCTTAATGGTGGTGGTTCTGTTTCTTCTTTCCTGTCTTTCCCTGCTGATCTGGTGCGTGTTGCTGTTCGCGCGCGGCGGTTTCTGGCGGGCGCGTCCCGCCGCGCCGCTGAAGCTCGACCCGCGTGAAACGTGGCCCGCGGTTGCCGCCGTGGTGCCGGCACGCAACGAAGTCGATGTGATCGCGCAAGCCGTCACCTCCCTGCTCGAGCAGGACTATCCCGGCGAATTCCATGTGATCGTGGTCGACGACCACAGCACCGACGGCACCGCCGACGCTGCCCGCGCGGCCGCATTGCAACTGCAATGCCCGGATCGCCTGACGGTGCTGAGCGCGAAGCCGCTGCCGCCGGGCTGGTCCGGCAAGGTGTGGGCGCAGTCGCAAGGGATCGAGGCGGTGCGCACGCTTGGCCTGCCGGCCGATTTCCTGCTGCTCACCGACGCGGACATCGGCCATCCGGCCGACGCTGTGACGCAACTCGTGGTCCGTGCGGACGCGGAAAAGCGCGACCTCGTTTCGCTGATGGTTCGTCTGCGCTGCGATTCGTTCTGGGAGAAGGCGCTGATTCCAGCCTTCGTGTTTTTCTTCGCCAAGCTATACCCGTTCTCGTGGGTCAACAATCCGCGTAACCGCACGGCCGCGGCTGCGGGCGGCTGCATGCTGGTCCGGCGCAGCGCGCTCGAAGAGGCGGGCGGCATCGAATCGATTCGTGCCGAACTGATCGACGATTGCAGCCTTGCCGCGCGAATCAAGCATCGCGGCACGGGGCGTCATCCGATCCGTCTGGATGTGGCGGCGCGCAGCGTGTCGCTGCGTCCTTACGATAGTTGGCGCGATATCTGGAACATGATCGCGCGTACGGCCTTTACGCAGTTGCATTACTCGCCGCTGCTGCTGGCGGGCACCTTGCTGGGCATGACGATCATCTACCTGATGCCGCCCGTGGCCGCGCTGGTGCTCGGGCCGCTGGGCTGGCCTGCGTGGCTCGCGTGGGCGCTGATGTGCTGCGCGTATGCGCCGATGCTCAGCTATTACCGCCGCTCGCCGCTGTGGGCGCCGTTTCTGCCGCTGGTGGCGCTGTTCTATGTCGGCGCGACGTTTGCCTCAGCGGTGCGTTACTGGCGCGGCAAGGGCGGCCAATGGAAGGCGCGCGTGCAGGCACCGGTGCAGGAGCGCTAAAAGTCGCACGTCCAGCGATTTGTCGGACGAAAAGAAAAGCGGCGCCTTTGGGCGCCGCTTTTTTTACATCGACCTTTGCCTTTGTATCAGGCCTTGCTGAGCATCATGTACATCTGGATCACCATGTCGGGTGAGAACGTGAACGGCACCCAGCCGTGACCGGTGTGGCGCATGACCAGCAGGCGATCGCCATTCGACTGCTTCTGCACGGCCATGACGGGATTTTTCGTCGAAACGAAGCGCCAGCCCGGCGGGATGCCCGGCGGCGGTTCCGGCGTCATCGAGGCACGTGCGTTCGACAACTCCTCGATCAATTGCCCGATCTGTTCGGCACGCAGCGCCACCGTCTGACCGCCGATCGTCATGGTGATCTCGTTCTGTGCGGGACGGTTGATTTCGAGTGTGGGTTGCAACTGGGCGGCCGGTTCTGCGGCGGGCACAGGTGCGGACTCCGCAGCTTCTGCCGCTGCGCTTGCGGCTTCAGGCGCCACGCGCTCCGCTGCCGCTTCGGACGCGGCATGACTGGCCGCCGGCGCTTCTTGCGCCGTGACGTTTGCGGATGTCTCGGGGATGTTTTCGGCCTGCGGGGCCACGACAGCCTGGATGAGCTGATCGACGCCCACTTCCAGCGCGCCGAGCTGTTCGTGAAGATTCATGCGAGGTTTCTCTGGTAAGACCTACGATTTTAACTGTTGCGCGTAGGCTTTTACCTGTCGCTAACACAGTGACGTTGTAACAAAATGCGTGCAGGCCACGCCGGAGCACCGGTGTGACCTGGGTGAGTTCAGTGGTGCCGCCGAAGCGGCGCGCTGCTGATTACGCCGCCGATCGGTGGTGCCCGCCTCTGGGCTTTATCAGGCCTTGTTCAAGTATCCAGCTTGCCTGAACCACTCGAGCGCATCGCTCAGGCCCTCGCGATAAGGCCGTGCGCGATAGCCTAACTCGCGTTCCGCCTTCGCCGACGTGAAGTACATCTTGTTCTTCGACATCTTCAGACCGTCGACGGTGAGAAACGGTTCGCGCTTTGTGATTTTGGCGACGGCTTCGGCGCCCGCGGCGAGCGGATAAAGCGGCCAGCGCGGCAAACTCAGCGTCGGCGCCTTGCGCCCGGTCAGCGCCGCGATATCCGCGAGCATTTGTTGCAGCGGCAGATTTTCACCGCCGAGAATGTAGCGTTCGCCGATCTTGCCGCGCTCAAGCGCGAGGAAATGGCCGGCCGCCACGTCATCCACATGCACGAGGTTCAGCCCCGTATCGACGAACGCGGGAATCTTGCCGAGCGCTGCTTCGACGATGATGCGCCCGGTCGGCGTCGGCTTGACGTCGCGCGGACCGATCGGCGTGGATGGATTGACGATCACGGCCGGCAGGCCGTCCTCGGCGATCATGCGCTCCACCGCGCGTTCGGCCAGCACCTTGCTGCGCTTGTACACGCCGATCGCCTGGCCGGCTTTGAGCGGCGAGGTTTCGTCGGCGGATTGGCCGGAGCTGGTAACTTTCAGCGTGGCCACGCTGCTCGTGTAGACGATACGTTCGACCCCTTCCTTCAGCGCCGCGCGCATGGTCGCCTCGGTGCCTTCGAGATTCGAGCGCTCGATTTCGCTCGGGTCCGGCGCCCACAGGCGATAGTCGGCCGCCACGTGCAGCAGATAGCGCACGCCGCGCAGCGCGTTGCGCATCGACGCTTCGTCGCGCATGTCGCCGACCACGATTTCCGCGTCGAGCGCCTCGACGTTCTTGCGCGGACTGGTGGCGCGCACCAGCACGCGCACCTTGAAACCCTTCTGCTGCGCGATGCGCGCCACCGACGAGCCGACGAAGCCGGATGCGCCGGTTACGAGCACGAGATCGCGATTCTGTTCGGTCATTCTGTTTCATTCCCTGCGTGACAGTCGACGGATTGTACGTGTCGCGCGCGCCGCGTGGCGCGCCGGGCGGTCCAGACGCGCGGGCGAACTGATGAAACGTGGCCGAGCATTCTCGTCGCGGCGCGACTAGAATGCCGGCTTGAAAGAATTGCGAGGAGAGGACGGCATGGCCCCGGATCTGGATCAGCGGATCGAAACGTATTACGTGCGGGTGCGCGGCACCGTGCAGGGCGTGGGCTTTCGCCACGCCACCGTGCGGCAGGCCCACGCGCTCGGTATCAAGGGATGGGTGGCAAATCTCGACGACGGTTCCGTCGAAGCGATGTTGCAGGGCTCGGCCAACCAGGTCGACCGGATGCTGTCGTGGCTGCGTCACGGGCCGCCGGCGGCGCGCGTGACCGAAGTGACCGGCGAAGAACGCGCCACCGAAAAGCGCTACGAACGGTTCGAGCAGCACTGAGCGGCTTCGCGCAAAGGAAAAAAGCGGTGCGCCATCATGGTTACGGCGCACCGCCTTTGTGTGTTGGTCCGGCCGCTCCCGTCGGCCGGCAGCGGTCGGGTGCGCTCAACGCGCGACCAGCAGGCTCTCCGCAAAGCCCCAGCCGTCTTCGATCCATTGATGGCTGCATACGAAGCCCGCATCGTCTGCGATCGTGGGCACCTCGTCCGCGCGATATTTATGGCTGCTCTCGGTCCAGATCGTTTCGCCTGCCTTGAGCGAGACCGTCAATTGCGCGGCGCCCACGTGCGCGGTGAGATCGCGCTTCGCACGCAGATGCATTTCAATGCTGCGCGCGTCCGGATTGAAGCGCGCGACATGCTCGAAGGCATCGAGCGGAAAATCGCCGTCGAGCTCGCGATTGATACGCGCCAGCAGATTCAGATTGAACGACGCGGTTACGCCGACCGCGTCGTCGTAGGCGGCTATCAGCACCGGCGTCGGCTTGATCAGGTCCGTGCCGAGCAGCAGCGCGTCGCCGGGCGCAATCATGTTGCGGATATCGCGCAGAAAACGCGTTGCCGCGAGTCTGCCGAAATTGCCGATCGTACTGCCAAGAAACAGCACGAGTAAGCGCTCGTCCGCCGCGCGGTTCTTGCTCACTTCGGCCAGACCCGCCAGATAATCGCGTTCATAACCGACGATCGAAATGCGCTCGATGTCGCCGAGTTCGCGCCTGCACAACTGCAACGCACTGCGCGAAATTTCAATCGGGCAGTAAGAAGTGGGGCGCTTTTTACACAGCGCCTCCAGAATGCGCCGCGTTTTGCGGCCGCTGCCGCTGCCCAGTTCGGCAACGGTCACGTCATGCGGCAAATGCGCGACGATATCCGCCGCGTGCTTCGTCAGCAGCTGTTCCTCGGCGCGTGTCACGCCGTATTCGGGTAGAACGGTGATCACTTCGAATAGCGCGGAGCCGACTTCGTCATACAGATACTTCGACGGCAGTTCTTTCTGCGGCGTGTGCGTGAGTCCGGCGCGTACGGCGGCGGCAAAGGTCGCGCGGAATAGATCGGGCGACGCGTCGTGCGATAGGGCTGGCTGGGTCATGCTGGCTCCAGTAGTCACATTCGATGAGCGGGATTGCCGGCCGGGCGGTGGCATGCGCGGTGAAACGAAGTTGCTGCATGCCGCGGGAAAGAAGGGCTGGCTCAAGTCCGTATGGACTGCCTTTACCGGCCCGGCTCGTTGATGCTGCAGATGACGGTTGCAAATGACGGCTGACCGTTACTACGAATATCCGCGATGTCTCGGATGAGGTTGCAAACGGCGTCGCCAGACTTCGAAGCAAGATTCGCGCTTGAGCAACTGCACGGGAACTTGCCGGCGTTGCAGTTGCAGATTGGCCAGGCGCGCGTGAAGTTATGTTCTAGTGCATCGGCGCACGATGCGCACGGGGAAAATTGCTGCTTCCT containing:
- a CDS encoding MlaC/ttg2D family ABC transporter substrate-binding protein, producing the protein MKRYLSAFLAAAVVSTAAYAQSAPDAVVKTAVEGTVAAMKADPQARGGDMAKITELVQTRFVPATDFQRTTRIAVGKAWSTATPEQQKQLYDQFTLLLVRTYAASLSQLRDQDVKFKFLPVTVSAGAKDLVVQSHVISNGGDDAIDYRLTKGANGWKIYDINMMGAWLIQVYQTQFADQISKGGVDGLIKFLTAHNARSDG
- the hpnH gene encoding adenosyl-hopene transferase HpnH — encoded protein: MSIPLLQKVRVGAYIMRQHMSGNKRYPLALMLEPLFRCNLACNGCGKIDYPDPILNQRLSLEECLGAVDECGAPVVSIAGGEPLLHKEMPQIVKGIIARKKFVYLCTNALLMEKKMDDYEPNPYFVWSVHLDGDQQAHDHSVSQEGVYDKAVAAIKEAKRRGFRVNINCTLFNDAVPERVAAFFDTLGPMGVDGITVSPGYAYERAPDQQHFLNRDKTKHLFREIFKRGNNGKNWSFSQSGMFLDFLAGNQTYECTPWGNPARTVFGWQKPCYLVGEGYVKTFKELMETTEWEKYGTGNYEKCADCMVHCGFEATAVMDTVAHPLKALKVSLRGPKTSGAFVKDIALDKQRPAEYVFSRHVEIKLEEIGRAGKGKKVQTAASASAH
- the ispH gene encoding 4-hydroxy-3-methylbut-2-enyl diphosphate reductase yields the protein MRVILAQPRGFCAGVVRAIEIVDRALQQHGAPVYVRHEIVHNRHVVDNLRQKGARFVEELDEVPHGAVAIFSAHGVAQTVERDAEQRGLDVLDATCPLVTKVHVQGRQYVAAGRTLILIGHAGHPEVEGTIGQIPGKVLLVQSEAEVAHLDLPLDTPLAYVTQTTLSVDDTRGIIDALLRRFTDIVGPDTRDICYATQNRQAAVRELSKEVDVLLVVGATNSSNSNRLREIGSESGVASYLVADGSEVKPEWFANVQTVGITAGASAPEEMVKNVIDALRALGPVDVTTMAGREEKVEFKLPSKLMQPLAAREV
- the hpnC gene encoding squalene synthase HpnC — protein: MDVDQYENFPVASVLLPKALRAPIGIIYQVVRTAADIADEGDWSPAERHARLADFRAGLDAVAQRRAAPVHPLLFGKLAGVIAQYKLPLAPFYDLLHACGQDIDNNRYADRAALLDYCRHSASPIGHLMLHLVGAATPENLADADAICTAAQLISFWQEVAADWKKDRLYLPLADLRHFNVTEAQIARGVVDDAWVKLMAYEISFVRATLVRGAPLALRIPGRLGIELCGAIHGGLRILERIEKAGYDVFRERPVLNTFDWCVVAIRTVVMRLSRRVGVEAGSLEGNA
- a CDS encoding glycosyltransferase; protein product: MVVVLFLLSCLSLLIWCVLLFARGGFWRARPAAPLKLDPRETWPAVAAVVPARNEVDVIAQAVTSLLEQDYPGEFHVIVVDDHSTDGTADAARAAALQLQCPDRLTVLSAKPLPPGWSGKVWAQSQGIEAVRTLGLPADFLLLTDADIGHPADAVTQLVVRADAEKRDLVSLMVRLRCDSFWEKALIPAFVFFFAKLYPFSWVNNPRNRTAAAAGGCMLVRRSALEEAGGIESIRAELIDDCSLAARIKHRGTGRHPIRLDVAARSVSLRPYDSWRDIWNMIARTAFTQLHYSPLLLAGTLLGMTIIYLMPPVAALVLGPLGWPAWLAWALMCCAYAPMLSYYRRSPLWAPFLPLVALFYVGATFASAVRYWRGKGGQWKARVQAPVQER
- the hpnA gene encoding hopanoid-associated sugar epimerase gives rise to the protein MTEQNRDLVLVTGASGFVGSSVARIAQQKGFKVRVLVRATSPRKNVEALDAEIVVGDMRDEASMRNALRGVRYLLHVAADYRLWAPDPSEIERSNLEGTEATMRAALKEGVERIVYTSSVATLKVTSSGQSADETSPLKAGQAIGVYKRSKVLAERAVERMIAEDGLPAVIVNPSTPIGPRDVKPTPTGRIIVEAALGKIPAFVDTGLNLVHVDDVAAGHFLALERGKIGERYILGGENLPLQQMLADIAALTGRKAPTLSLPRWPLYPLAAGAEAVAKITKREPFLTVDGLKMSKNKMYFTSAKAERELGYRARPYREGLSDALEWFRQAGYLNKA
- a CDS encoding acylphosphatase — protein: MAPDLDQRIETYYVRVRGTVQGVGFRHATVRQAHALGIKGWVANLDDGSVEAMLQGSANQVDRMLSWLRHGPPAARVTEVTGEERATEKRYERFEQH
- the egtD gene encoding L-histidine N(alpha)-methyltransferase, producing the protein MTQPALSHDASPDLFRATFAAAVRAGLTHTPQKELPSKYLYDEVGSALFEVITVLPEYGVTRAEEQLLTKHAADIVAHLPHDVTVAELGSGSGRKTRRILEALCKKRPTSYCPIEISRSALQLCRRELGDIERISIVGYERDYLAGLAEVSKNRAADERLLVLFLGSTIGNFGRLAATRFLRDIRNMIAPGDALLLGTDLIKPTPVLIAAYDDAVGVTASFNLNLLARINRELDGDFPLDAFEHVARFNPDARSIEMHLRAKRDLTAHVGAAQLTVSLKAGETIWTESSHKYRADEVPTIADDAGFVCSHQWIEDGWGFAESLLVAR